One segment of Plasmodium vinckei vinckei genome assembly, chromosome: PVVCY_04 DNA contains the following:
- a CDS encoding mitochondrial carrier protein, putative, which produces MNKLPVNDALDDIEVEAFDFIWEEWEEYKGDIPLWQHIFCGSIAGIMEHVFMYPLDTLKTYIQTNGCIKDKSCFETCNIYNGENNNKVNLKEANGNNIMYTDKRKFCSSSMGCNNCIYNTSCNYNAIYNMKPFGNFNKKQARDINTYNKVKIRKKIDINNGFNNLPIREEKMTSCMMNKKLKKHTYLNKIMNNNSKSFSTNCENTNQIGVTEHKYKNSLNKLPSTYCGKNKRIKLLINNIENYDCSKYCGGLVEEKSGSSNQFMKKSNKSLKGFTNNETLNSGKIGDYNINKNYIRNKGINKLLSIHSVNNNKELKFIKYKKIPWKCIIKRNQMYKNECKRNGLNFLNRNRRIYLLKNVEKKKNGMNLNTRDIYVSQLKRKRENKLLSQFSHKIEGIKNPKNLIGVNMNSGDVNIFKNSINNVINKYLSNSTSSNNFDIEKGKKSFNFSMRNFIYNNSYINKEMNMLKDTLVKWCGNNNISSSAASTNPLKPSTSKIGGNHFFNILNFHKNSEKGTLNLFPHIIKNSFLKIKQGQKKNGFIKNSEGIRSGFSLFSINDHIRKNNLNNFSILRNSNKILFNNICYVTKNYKHNKNDKKIYLSNIRSYHKNCHNINSIYSAFDSNLKNGNFVKNIFYDKNINRINISTSQSRGLIKNNVSNLYKGVNVVVLGCIPAHALYFSTFEYSKKYFANIDTNNSPIKVMKSDIGNNGNDDKIIKVEYKLNDLNYFSIAICGFLATIAHDLIIAPIDTIKQRVQLGINKSSLDSIKLMKEYGIRSLYLSLPITLLMNIPYQIIMICVNEKMKKHYFEYTNGINGTKKNNNNNFEKKKNTNTEKIDQEIGLISNLKNMNDDQSNKLIKEHIEKDMFSIGGLNINDEGRYMDGSVENIDGHGGAYLCESNGNDSFKRFTNKSEKESNNYSENYNNYKNNINKMNNSLKFQREYFNNNNNMELKNGYASNYNKNEFFSKYFNHITSYFVCAGIGGGIAAVATNPLDVVKTRIQTECFNSKSFNFFKIVSNIYYKEGSRSFFKGSMARMALCIPASAISWGTYETMKQFFKVNFNDA; this is translated from the coding sequence atgaacaaattgCCAGTTAATGATGCGTTGGATGATATTGAAGTAGAGGCATTTGATTTTATTTGGGAAGAATGGGAAGAATATAAAGGAGATATTCCATTATGGCAACACATATTTTGTGGTAGCATTGCAGGGATTATGGAGCATGTATTTATGTACCCCCTAGATACTCTTAAAACTTATATTCAAACAAATGGTTgtataaaagataaaagTTGTTTTGAAacatgtaatatatataatggtgaaaataacaataaggtaaatttaaaagaagCCAATGGTAATAACATTATGTATACTgacaaaagaaaattttgtAGTTCCTCAATGGGTTGTAacaattgtatatataatacatcatgtaattataatgctatttataatatgaaGCCATTTGGTAACTTTAATAAGAAACAAGCTAgagatataaatacatataataaagtaaaaataagaaaaaaaatagatattAATAATGGGTTTAACAATCTACCAATTCGAGAAGAGAAGATGACATCATGTAtgatgaataaaaaattaaaaaaacatacttatttaaataaaataatgaataataaCAGTAAAAGTTTTAGTACAAATTGTGAAAATACTAACCAAATTGGTGTTACTGAACataagtataaaaattCTCTTAATAAATTACCATCTACATATTGtggtaaaaataaaagaataaaattgttgataaataatattgaaaattatgattGTAGTAAATATTGTGGAGGCTTGGTTGAAGAAAAAAGTGGATCTTCAAACCAATTTATGAAGAAGAGTAATAAAAGTTTAAAAGGGTttacaaataatgaaacatTAAATAGTGGTAAAATTGGagattataatataaataaaaattatattcgAAATAAAGGGATAAACAAATTACTATCTATCCATTctgttaataataataaagaattaaaatttataaaatataaaaagataCCATGGAAATgtattataaaaagaaatcaAATGTACAAAAATGAATGTAAAAGAAATGGgttgaattttttaaatagaaATAGAAGAATATaccttttaaaaaatgttgaaaagaagaaaaatggaatgaatttaaatactcgagatatatatgttagccaactaaaaagaaaaagagaaaataaattattatcacaATTTTCTCATAAAATTGAAGGTATTAAAAATCCTAAAAATTTGATAGGTGTAAATATGAATAGTGGtgatgtaaatatttttaaaaattcgaTTAATAATGtgattaataaatatttgtcaAATAGTACTAGCTCAAACAATTTTGATATAGAAAAGGGGAAGaaatcttttaatttttcaatgcgtaattttatatacaacaatagttatataaataaagaaatgaaTATGCTTAAAGATACGCTGGTTAAATGGTGTggcaataataatatttcttcttCTGCTGCTTCAACAAACCCACTTAAGCCAAGTACTTCCAAAATAGGTGGtaaccatttttttaatattttgaatttccataaaaatagtgaaaaaGGGACActtaatttatttccacatataattaaaaatagttttttaaaaataaaacaaggacaaaaaaaaaatggatttataaaaaattctgAAGGCATAAGAAGTGGATTTTCTTTATTCTCAATCAATGAtcatataagaaaaaacaatttaaataatttttctatattaagaaatagtaataaaattttatttaataatatatgttatgttacaaaaaattataagcacaataaaaatgataaaaaaatatatttgtctaATATACGAAGTTACCATAAAAATTgtcataatattaattcGATTTATAGTGCATTTGATagcaatttaaaaaatggaaattttgtaaaaaatatattttatgacaaaaatattaacagaataaatatatcaacaTCTCAAAGCAGGggattaataaaaaataatgtttcaaatttatataaaggtGTTAATGTTGTAGTGTTGGGATGTATACCTGCACATGCATTATACTTTTCGACATTTGAATATTCtaagaaatattttgcAAATAttgatacaaataatagCCCTATAAAGGTAATGAAAAGTGATATTGGAAATAATGGGaatgatgataaaataattaaagttgaatataaattaaatgatcttaattattttagtaTAGCTATTTGTGGATTTCTTGCCACAATTGCTCATGATTTAATTATTGCACCTATCGATACAATAAAACAACGAGTGCAATtaggaataaataaaagttcCCTAGATTCAATAAAACTAATGAAAGAATATGGTATAAGAAGTTTATATTTAAGTTTGCCAATAACATTACTTATGAATATACCttatcaaattattatgatatgTGTTAacgaaaaaatgaagaagcATTATTTTGAGTATACAAATGGAATAAATGGGAcgaagaaaaataataataataattttgaaaaaaaaaaaaatacaaatactGAAAAGATAGATCAAGAAATTGGATTAATAagtaatttaaaaaatatgaatgatGATCAAAGtaacaaattaattaaGGAGCATATTGAAAAGGATATGTTTTCTATAGGGGGtttgaatataaatgatgagGGTAGATATATGGATGGAAGTGTAGAAAATATAGATGGACATGGTGGAGCATATCTTTGTGAGAGCAATGGAAATGATTCATTTAAAAGGTTTACTAATAAATCGGAAAAGGAATCGAATAATTATtcagaaaattataataattataaaaataacatcaataaaatgaataactcgttaaaatttcaaagagaatattttaataataacaataatatggAACTAAAAAATGGGTATGCCTCTAATTACaacaaaaatgaattttttagtaaatattttaatcaTATAACATCCTATTTTGTATGTGCGGGTATTGGAGGAGGTATAGCAGCAGTTGCAACGAATCCCTTAGATGTAGTAAAAACAAGAATACAAACAGAATGCTTTAATTCCAAAagtttcaatttttttaaaatagtttcaaatatatattacaaagAAGGTAGCCGTTCTTTTTTCAAAGGTTCGATGGCAAGAATGGCTTTATGCATACCAGCGTCAGCAATATCATGGGGAACTTATGAAACAATGAAACAATTTTTCAAAGTGAATTTTAACGAtgcataa